The following coding sequences are from one Musa acuminata AAA Group cultivar baxijiao chromosome BXJ2-4, Cavendish_Baxijiao_AAA, whole genome shotgun sequence window:
- the LOC135609773 gene encoding uncharacterized protein LOC135609773 has product MDRLRVLASNSAGTLLALDELWPESAGGGWATVVVMLLVSWKLLRLFFYCRRPVAISGAYFRGGSSARVSNLITDADLRDLMISLEGKPKRNERWEDLIDKTSNLVSYKAKFSRPKDGPLKFYSVTTFEKCSAELLRDFYMDNQYRRKWDNIVIHHEQLQVDENNGTEIGRCIKKFPLLTPKEYILAWRVWEGKDKTFYCFTKDCEHPMPVRQNKYVRVGFLRSGWRIRKGKQIFVIKFVTLISLRNKFFIFIFYIVCFLKAWID; this is encoded by the exons ATGGACAGACTCCGAGTCCTTGCTTCGAATTCGGCGGGAACATTGCTCGCTTTGGACGAGCTCTGGCCGGAAAGCGCCGGCGGCGGCTGGGCGACGGTGGTGGTGATGCTCCTCGTGTCGTGGAAGCTCCTGCGGCTCTTCTTCTACTGCCGCCGCCCCGTGGCGATCTCCGGAGCGTATTTTAGAGGAGGTTCTTCCGCAAG GGTATCCAACCTCATCACCGATGCTGATCTGAGAGACTTGATGATTAGTTTGGAGGGGAAACCCAAACGGAACGAGAGATGGGAAGATCTGATTGATAAAACCAGTAATCTTGTGTCCTATAAAGCAAAGTTCTCCCGTCCAAAA GATGGCCCATTGAAGTTCTACAGCGTTACAACATTCGAGAAATGTTCTGCAGAGCTATTAAGAGATTTCTACATGGACAATCAGTACAGAAGAAAGTGGGACAACATTGTGATTCACCACGAGCAGCTGCAGGTAGATGAAAATAATGGGACAGAAATTGGACGTTGTATTAAAAAGTTCCCTCTCCTGACACCAAAAGAATATATATTGGCATGGCGCGTGTGGGAAGGAAAAGACAAAACCTTTTATTGCTTTACCAAG GATTGTGAGCATCCTATGCCTGTAAGACAAAATAAATATGTTCGTGTTGGTTTTTTAAGATCAGGTTGGCGCATAAGAAAAGGCAAGCAGATTTTTGTTATCAAATTTGTGACTTTAATATCATTGAGAAATaagttttttatatttattttttatattgtgtGCTTCTTGAAGGCATGGATTGACTAG